The Acidithiobacillus ferrooxidans ATCC 23270 genomic interval ATCGGGATGCCGATGGCCAGGAAGACGGCCAGATATTCATGGCCCTTCAGGGCATAATAGATTTCCGGTGGACCGTAAGCGGAGGAAGACAAGGCATCCGAACCCAGGCCGACCCAGGCCAGAAAGGCCGCAAGCGAAAGGTTTTCGAACAACTTTGGATTGAACACGTTCACGGCGCGACGGAAACGGGGGAAACGGAGCCAGGCCATTCAGGACATCCTCAGCGGGGGGAAGTGCAGCGGTGGCTGCAGGCCGACAAAAACGGGGGTATTCACGGCACATTCGGCGAAGAGGGCGCATACCGCATCGGGCGCCATCCGCACGCAGCCTGCAGATACCGGTTGACCGAGATGGTCCACATCGGCTGTGCCATGGATGTAGATATAACGGCGAAAGGTATCCTGAAGGCCACCACGATTAAAACCCATTTCGCTGCCCGAGAGCCAGAGGATGCGCCCGAGAATCCAGTCCCGATGCGGCTGGCCGGCCGCCCACTCCGCACTGTAACAGGTACCGGTCCAGCGCCGGCCGCGCAGAATGGCCGTCGCGGGCAGGCCGGCGCCGATGCGCGCGCGCACTACGTGCCAGCCGCGCGGTGTGCATCCGCTGTCGATCTCTTCGCCCAGCCCCTTACGGGCCGTGGATACGACATACTCGGCGCGCGATTCGGCGCCGTGCATTTCATGCAGGCGTTGGGCGGAAACATCCACCCAGAGCCAGCGCGCGGGCCGCTCAGCGTTCGAAGAGGGCAATGGATTCGACATGGGCAGTATGGGGAAACATGTTGACGACGCCTGCCGCTCGCAAACGATAGCCGCGCTCGTGTACCAGATACTCGGCATCACGGGCCAGGGTCGCCGGATTGCAGGAGACATACACCAGACGGCGGACGCCGGGAGTCAGACTGCGCAACACTTCGATGGCTCCACTGCGGGGCGGATCGATGAGCATTTTGTCGATGGCGCCCGCCGGAGCAAAATCTTCCATCCGGGCCTGGGTGAGATCGGCTACGGCATACCGGGCTTTATCCGCCAGGCCGTTGGCGGCGGCATTCTCCGCAGCCAGCGCGACCAGCCGGGCATCCCCTTCGATGCCAAGCACCTGCGCTCCCAGTCGGGCGATGGGCAGGGTAAAATTCCCGAGCCCACAGAAGAGGTCCAGAATGTGCTCCCCCGGTTGTGGTTGCAGCAACGCCATGGCGCGGCGCACCATCACCTGATTCGCCGCCTGATTGACCTGAGTGAAGACCAGGGGATCAAAACGCAGGCGCAACCGATAATCCGGCAGGTCGTAATGGAGAGGCTCCGGCTGCTCCGGCCACAAGGGATACAGGGTCTCGGGCCCGCGCGGTTGCAACCATATCTGCAGGTCGTGTTGCTCACCAAAAGCACGCAGGTGCTGCAGATCACTTTCCGCCAGCGGCCGCATGTGACGAAACACCAGCGCGACGGCATCCGGCGTGGCCGCCACTTCGATCTGCGGGAAATCCTGGGGCGATTGCATCTGCCCGATCAGCGTCCGCAGGGACAGAATGCGTTGCCCGACGCGGGGGTCGAGGGTCAGACATTGCCCCATATCCACGACATAACTGCTGTTGCGTTCGCGAAAACCCACCATGGCACCCCGGGTTTTCGGCGTGCGCACCGAGAGCCGTGCCTTGCTGCGATAGCCCAGGCTCGGGCCATGAATGGGTGGCAGGACGCGTTCGGGGCGGACCTTGCCGATGCGCCAGAGATGATCTTCCAGCTGTCTTTGCTTGATGGCCACCTGCGCCGCCGGTTCCAGATGCTGCAGGCTGCAACCCCCGCAGACACCAAAGTGAGGACAAGGCGGCGACACCCGCAGGGAGGACGCCTTGTCCACCTGCAGCAACTCGGCACGATCGAAGCTCTTGTGGTTCTGGGTACGCCGTGCCCAGACCCGCTCGCCGGGCAGCGCCCCATCGACAAACAGTACCTTGCCCTCCACACGGGCAATTCCGCGTCCCTCGGTATCCAGACTTTCGATGAACACTTGCTCAGGCTGAGCGTTATGAATGGGCTTGGGACGCGACATGCAGATTCTCTGGCCACAGGGTGAGAAATTCCTGGACGTGGGCCTCGTCCCGGCCTTGCAGGTAAGACCGCAACCGGGTCTGGCAAACATCATAAGCCGATCTGTCGAGATGCCCGCGGGTCAGTTCAAAACGCAGGTGGACCAGGGCCGTGTTGAGCACATCGACTTCGCAGTAGTGGCGAATGCCCGCCAGCTCCCCTGCCTGATAATGGGTCCAGACCTCCGCACCGCTCATTCCCAGCTTGCCGGGCAGCCCCAGCAGCAACGCGATGTCCTGGAGACGGGCGACATTGCGCGCCTGATAGGCGGAGAGGACATCCATGAGGTCGAGATGGCGCTCGTGGTAACGGCTGGTGTAATTGTTCCAGCGATAGTTCTGGTCCTGTTCGCCGTGCTCCCAGTAGCGGGCGGCAGGAATGCCGTGGAGCAGGGCCCGATAATGCAGCACCGGGAGGTCAAAGGCCGCGCCATTCCAGGATACCAGTTGCGGGGCATGGCGCTGAATGAACTGGAAAAAGGCCGTGACCAGAGCGGCCTCGTCGTCGTCCACCTTGCCGAAACTGCTGAGCTTGACCTGTCCGCCCTGCCACCAGAGGGCGGAAATAGCGACTACCCGGTGCAGATAGGGGCGCAGAAACTCCGTTGCGCCCTGGGTTTCGATGCGACGCTGGTGCTGCAGCAATTCCGCCACGCCCGCGTCGTCCGCCAGTTCAATGCCATGCGTCCGCCGCCCGCCGGCAACGTCGGGCACCGTCTCGATGTCGAAAACCAGCACATTCTGCAAGGCAGTGGCTATTTCTTCTGCCATTGACCACTGGGCGACTGATACCAATATCCCGCCGGTGCCTTGTTGATCCAGGCCTGGGCAAACGTCTGCTGAATTTGACCCTCCCACTCGGGATGACCATTGGCATCAGCGATCTGCTGGTAGAGGTTGCTGAGTGCGCTGTTATTGCTGTTCACAAGACCATTCAGGGCCGCCCGCTGCTGCAGGGGCACGGCCGCGGCATCATGGATAGCAACCAGACCATTGGCGGTAAAACCCACGGCGCCGCTGACAAAATAAGGGCGCATCTGCGCCGCTATCGCCTCGAGCTGCGCCCTGGCCGACTGCACTCCGGGGCTGGAAGCATCGAGGTTGGCGGCGGCCTCCGCCGTGCCACTGATGGCGGAGAAGCCCATGGCGAGCAGGTAGCTGGCCGCATGGTAGGGGGATGCCATGCTCAAGGCGTTGCTGGCTGGGGCTGCGGACCGTGTGGGGGCCGCCGGCGGCGCGGGTACCGATACGGCGGGCGCAACCGGAGCCAGCAGGGCGCCTTTGGCGGCGGCCTTATACACCTCGCCGACCACCTGATCCGCCAGCTTCTGTGCCGCTGCAGCCGGGAAGTAAATGTTGACGGTCACACAAGCGGACAGCGCCATAAGCAACCCCAGTACCAGCACACTGCGCCAGCCCTGCGTTTTCAGCCAATCCTGCCTCGTCATAATGCTTACTCTCCTGTCTGAACCTGGGCGCCACTGCGCATGGCGGTTTGCAGACGCGCCAGCAGTTCGTTCCAATTTACCCGGCGATTGTACCCCACTATATCCACCCTGGGCAGCCCTTGGCCCTGGAGGATCACAAAACCGGAATCTTCGATCCCCACTCCGGACAATTCGGCAACACCATGCCTGAGCCGCACCCCCATCCCCAAATGCGCATAAGCAAAGGTTTTGAACATCCGCAGAAACAGGCCCTGAAAAAATCCGCCGATGCCGTCACCTCCACCCAGTCGGGTAAGGCTCTGGACCGCAGCGTAGCTGATTTCCTGACGTACGCCAGGAACGGGAACCGTATGGAACTGCGCGTCAAAGGCCTCCGGCGACCAGTTCAGCAGGGCGAGATCTTTTACGTCGCCATCGAGTACGCCGCTGATGTAGCCGAAGTGAAAAGCGTTGGTCAGAGGCTTCAGGCGCACCCCGGAAATCTCGATGTTGGCGCGCAACAGGGGCAAAACGCCAAAGAAATTCTCAACGTGCAGGTCATGCACTCGCACTGTACCACCAAATACGTGGGCGGAAAGTGCGCCGCTGGTGCTGAGATCCCCCGCATGATACTGCAGCTCCGGTATGGTCGCCGACACCGTTCCGGTAAACGGCGGCCAGTGCATGATCCTGGTCAGCTGGGCCATGCTGGCCCCCTGCAGGTCGCCGCTCATGCTGAAACCCGATCGGGGCCCCGCCCAACGCGCCGCCAGTTGCCGGAAATGCAGTGCGCCCCCCAACATGGTCAGGGTAAAGGGCTGCTGCAGATGGAAACCCTGGGGATTGACCACCAGATCCGCATGCAGCGGACCCACAGGGATACGATAGAGCGCCGCCGACTGCCAACGGAGTGTGGCAGCGGAAATTTTACCGGTACGACTCCATGCGCCCCGGCTATTCACGCCGGTCACCGCAAGAAGCCTGTTCGGGCTGGAAACGGCCGCATTGCGCAGATCCCATCGCAGCGCGTTCAGCCCTCCTTCTCCCGCCACGGAAAACCGCACCTGCCCCGAGGCCTGCAACCCGGCCGCCAGACCTCCGGGAAGGGTCAGCGGTTTGATCCAGTTC includes:
- the rlmD gene encoding 23S rRNA (uracil(1939)-C(5))-methyltransferase RlmD; its protein translation is MSRPKPIHNAQPEQVFIESLDTEGRGIARVEGKVLFVDGALPGERVWARRTQNHKSFDRAELLQVDKASSLRVSPPCPHFGVCGGCSLQHLEPAAQVAIKQRQLEDHLWRIGKVRPERVLPPIHGPSLGYRSKARLSVRTPKTRGAMVGFRERNSSYVVDMGQCLTLDPRVGQRILSLRTLIGQMQSPQDFPQIEVAATPDAVALVFRHMRPLAESDLQHLRAFGEQHDLQIWLQPRGPETLYPLWPEQPEPLHYDLPDYRLRLRFDPLVFTQVNQAANQVMVRRAMALLQPQPGEHILDLFCGLGNFTLPIARLGAQVLGIEGDARLVALAAENAAANGLADKARYAVADLTQARMEDFAPAGAIDKMLIDPPRSGAIEVLRSLTPGVRRLVYVSCNPATLARDAEYLVHERGYRLRAAGVVNMFPHTAHVESIALFER
- a CDS encoding 3'-5' exonuclease: MAEEIATALQNVLVFDIETVPDVAGGRRTHGIELADDAGVAELLQHQRRIETQGATEFLRPYLHRVVAISALWWQGGQVKLSSFGKVDDDEAALVTAFFQFIQRHAPQLVSWNGAAFDLPVLHYRALLHGIPAARYWEHGEQDQNYRWNNYTSRYHERHLDLMDVLSAYQARNVARLQDIALLLGLPGKLGMSGAEVWTHYQAGELAGIRHYCEVDVLNTALVHLRFELTRGHLDRSAYDVCQTRLRSYLQGRDEAHVQEFLTLWPENLHVASQAHS
- a CDS encoding L,D-transpeptidase; the encoded protein is MPSSNAERPARWLWVDVSAQRLHEMHGAESRAEYVVSTARKGLGEEIDSGCTPRGWHVVRARIGAGLPATAILRGRRWTGTCYSAEWAAGQPHRDWILGRILWLSGSEMGFNRGGLQDTFRRYIYIHGTADVDHLGQPVSAGCVRMAPDAVCALFAECAVNTPVFVGLQPPLHFPPLRMS
- a CDS encoding DUF1318 domain-containing protein — protein: MTRQDWLKTQGWRSVLVLGLLMALSACVTVNIYFPAAAAQKLADQVVGEVYKAAAKGALLAPVAPAVSVPAPPAAPTRSAAPASNALSMASPYHAASYLLAMGFSAISGTAEAAANLDASSPGVQSARAQLEAIAAQMRPYFVSGAVGFTANGLVAIHDAAAVPLQQRAALNGLVNSNNSALSNLYQQIADANGHPEWEGQIQQTFAQAWINKAPAGYWYQSPSGQWQKK